One Vicia villosa cultivar HV-30 ecotype Madison, WI linkage group LG5, Vvil1.0, whole genome shotgun sequence genomic window, AGAGCGATCCTTCCACAACAAGAAATATGTTGGACTCCATAATATTTTGTACTCTGCAGGTGCTTATTAACAACATTTCCCATTTTAGAATCTTGTGTGGATTTGTTTTTGGTACATTGCATAAAGGAATTTCCGATTATATGATTCTTGTTTTGTTACTAGAATTGAGTCAAGTATGTATGTCACTTtcaagtagaattgattttgcctACAATAATTATTTTTTCGACCAAAATTTTCCTATAATTGGTTTTACTAGTATTGGTAAAAGTTATTTTTTACATTCAAATTTACACCAAACTTACTTTTAAAGTAAAAAATCCCATCACTTCATGCTCAATTTTAAACATATCAATTTGGCAAAATCAAGTTCATTCAAAATAACGGTTGTCCAATGCTCATCCAAACCAACTCATGTTAATGATAGTTATTAGAGAGATCAAATTCCGTGGTTAAGGCGAATTTACCGCTACTTGATTTGTGGTCTTGTCTTTAGGTATGGTGCATTCAAAATTAAAATCCATTTGTTTATTCAGGTGATGCTTGTGAACATGACTTTGGAGAGTCGGAGACTGGTTCCTGTTGTTGCTGCTTTTATGGACCGTTTACTATCCTGTAAGAAGCATTCTTGGTTGGGAGAGCGCTTACTTCAGAAATTTGATGAGCACTTACTTCCAAAAGTGAAAATGGATTATAAGTTGGTTTATTGCTTCCCAATATTTAATAGAATTGCTGAGAATCAAACAATACCTCCGTGTGGATTGATAGCACTACTCACAAACTTCATGATTTTTCTTGTGGAGAAACATGGCCCGGATACAGTAATGAAATCTTGGTCCCAAGGAAGTAGAGCTCTTGGTATCTGTCGAACTATGTTGGTACACCACCATAGTTCTAGATTGTTCCTTAGACTATCTCGTCTACTTGCTTTTACTTGTCTCTTTTTTCCTGATTTGGAAGTCCGTGATAATTCAAGGTATTGATTGCACTGTGTATTCCTGCTTTTAATGTAATTTGTTTTTCATGTTTGTCCCCTTCAATTTTGGTTTATGGATTATATCTTGAAGTCAGAGATAGCTTGCTAGGCTAAAGTTTAGATGGTCTGCAAAAGTGGTTACTTGACTTTTCTGATAATTGGTATGTTTCAGGACATACTTGCGTATGCTGGTCTGCATTCCAGGGAAGAAGCTTAGAGATATCCTGAGCCTGGGAGGCACGATGCTTGGGATTTCACCTTCCTCACACCAAACCACTTTCTTCAATGTTCAGTCACCTCGACCTTCTCAGAGATTCAAGACATTTAAAAACCTAACATCCTGCATTCACTTTGAGCGTCTGACCCCATTACTTGTTAAGCAGTTTTGGTCTTTGTCTTTATCAAGTTTAGCCGTGAGTAATAGCAAACCAGCTTATCTAGAGGGAATCAGGGACCTCAAACCCCCTAACGAGGAAAATGAATTTTCTGACAGCTCCAATTCACAGTTAATTCCTGAAACTGGAAGAACAAATCAACCAAATGAGCCACTCCGTGTTATGGActctaaaattgcagaaattttGAACACATTAAGGAAGTACTTTTCCTGTATTCCTGACTACAGATATATGGCAGGACTCAAAGTTAGCATATCATGCAGTTTGAGATTTGAATCTAATGCTTTCAATCGCATGTTGGGAATCAATAACACTGCCACAGCCCAGGAAGAGATAGATGCGCTGCCCGCTCTATATGCTACTGTGTTACATTTTTCTTCTTCTGCACCATATGGATCGATTCCATCCTCTCATATACCTTTTCTTCTTGGTGAACCTAACAGTAAGGACCATGCATCTCAAAATGCCTCCCTCAGTATTGTTCCTGTGGGAAAGGAATCCAGAGAAGAGGAAAAATATAGAGCTACTGTGGTGGTTGATTTGGAGCCCAGGGAACCGGCACCAGGTATAGTTGATGTTCACATTGAAACAAATACAGAAAATGGTCAGATCATTCAAGGTCAACTTCAGGGAATCACAATAGGCATTGAAGACATGTTTCTCAAGGCCATTGTTCCATCAGACATCGAAGAAAACTCAAGACCTCAGTACAACTTTGACTTGTTCACTGCTTTGTGGGAGGCATGTGGCTCATCCTCTAGCACTGGACGGGAAACCTTTCAATTAAAAGGAGGCAAAGGGATTGCTGCTATTAGTGGAACACAATCTGTCAAGCTTCTTGGCGTCCCTGCAAACTCATTGATCCAGGCAACTGAGCGCCATTTGGCACGCTTTGTTGTAGGTGTGAGTGGGGAGCCACTCATTGATGCTGTATGGGAAGGGGGAATTATTCAGAATGTTATTTGGGAAGATGCTTCCCCTGATGCCACTGCAGTTTTAAATCATGATGCTGGTCCACTCCGTCTTACATACAATAATGAAGAGTATGAGAAGGGGGTAATTATCAATAGCAGACAAAGCAGCCTAGGCTGTTTTCTTATTCTAATATTTCTTCCACCGAGGTTCCATCTCCTTTTCCAAATGGAAGTTGGCGATGTTTCAACTTTAGTTCGTATTCGCACAGATCATTGGCCTAGCTTGGCCTACATTGATGATTATCTAGAAGCTTTATACCTATCGTCATAACAGCTGTTGTTTCATCTACATTGATAACTACATAAAGATTACCAGTACTCAATCAGCTTGTGATAATGTAtgtcttttttattcttttgcaATGTACAGTTTGTATGTGCCATATGTAGAATGGGGTTTTGCTGCTCAGCACATTTTTGCTTATGTGCATTTTGAGGTACATAATTCTAAGAAATTtcttatttcatatttatataaaaaagaatTCCCTTCATGCAGTTTTATTGCTTGAAAATGATTTAGTTAGatagatttttgtttgtttgttcagTTCAGATGATACATAGAAACATCTGAATCATAATAGGGTTAAACCAACCTTGAACATTTCATGTCtggtaaattgaattttgtgatATGGAAGAGCTGGCACTGCATTGTGAATCCTTTCCTTTTTGTTAAATAACTCTAGTACTGAGGATTTAGATGCTTAAGAATGGAAGAAGTGCTAATTTCCTATTACTGCTATTTCTTTCAATTTAGCTCTTGAATCTTGGCTGACttgttaatttttaaattagCGAGTTTTCTAAGTTTACAGGGTGctttattattttctaaatcCGGCAGTTGAGTTATATAATTTCAAAACTAATTTGTATCTTCACATCTTGTATTTCAATAAATTTGTTTCTTTATCAGTATTATGTATTTCTTTTACTGTGAAAGTTATATAACATATTAATGTTAATCAGCTTTCATGGGAAAATAATTTCAAAGACTTGTTGAATTACAGTTAATATTACATGTGCATTatatcatataaaaaaaacattacatGTGCAATAAGAACATAGAATCCCCTTGCAGATTTTGTGATATGCTCTTTCTGAAGGGTTACTCTGGGGTCAATCTTTTCTCTAAAGCTATTTCAGACCACTCCTGTAATTGGCATTATTCTTGAAGTTGTCTTTAGTATGCAGTGTGGCTTAAGGGATGCTTTCAGTTGCAGTACCAGGATGCCTTTATAAAAGCCCCCCCTCCCCCCTTCAATTCAAATTAGACTAGAAGGTACTTTCCCtctttttagtttttttgttGTCATTTCTTTCACATGACCTGTAGCATTTTTAAATAAGTCATCATTAATTTGTGGAGGTAGCACTATCCGATGACTTCTTCGATGTAGACATATAATGGATAGCGGCAGACCAATTTATATCGGGGATGATATAATGGAACTTTTAGATAGTGTGGTATTGCTAGAGTACATGGTTTTTTAAAGGAGCAAACACTAAGTTGCTGCAATAGAAATGTGGTATAACAACCGTCCCTGGAGAAAAGGAAAACATTTTAAAGTTCATGCATTATTCTGTTTCTCATTTAAGTCCCTGCTGGGAGCTATCTTatatattttctgtttgtttcgGGAGCTGTCAATTTTTTTACACATCACATGCTTATGTGACACGAGAGTGGGCATTTCTTCATTCATTTT contains:
- the LOC131602194 gene encoding uncharacterized protein LOC131602194, with protein sequence MTAPPPAKPLSLQEWEALMENFQSGTGIEKWNSLDPSLTDHILSSLLRKDFPLQLKFQLLVFLDEFSISIFHSENLNRLIEPLKTVIQSPPDAVHITPLFKEQFMISVTSVIVCFLEEENVQTVMESLVELLLTVINRPNFGSDRHTRAIACECLRELERSKPCLLSDVVGHLWSLCQNERTHASQSYILLFTTVIHSIVEKKLSISILNTPHPLLPFNTPQCVNREDFGSDSGSGLNTKELRRALAFLLEWPQVLTPCGMMEFVSMVIPVVVALELQPSMLKVQLFGMIHSYDPLLCHVVLAMFMRFLDAFDGQEGEVSSRLLLISRESHHYLVFRLLAIHWLLGFNQLVFTKQSRIEKKIETGNEVCSSFYPSLFDPLALKALKLDLLASCSVLRQKNDSDYKSSSRNGDAGLVDPVKVFEQGLISVSSFKWLPPGSTEIAVAFRAFHKFLIAGSSHSESDPSTTRNMLDSIIFCTLQVMLVNMTLESRRLVPVVAAFMDRLLSCKKHSWLGERLLQKFDEHLLPKVKMDYKLVYCFPIFNRIAENQTIPPCGLIALLTNFMIFLVEKHGPDTVMKSWSQGSRALGICRTMLVHHHSSRLFLRLSRLLAFTCLFFPDLEVRDNSRTYLRMLVCIPGKKLRDILSLGGTMLGISPSSHQTTFFNVQSPRPSQRFKTFKNLTSCIHFERLTPLLVKQFWSLSLSSLAVSNSKPAYLEGIRDLKPPNEENEFSDSSNSQLIPETGRTNQPNEPLRVMDSKIAEILNTLRKYFSCIPDYRYMAGLKVSISCSLRFESNAFNRMLGINNTATAQEEIDALPALYATVLHFSSSAPYGSIPSSHIPFLLGEPNSKDHASQNASLSIVPVGKESREEEKYRATVVVDLEPREPAPGIVDVHIETNTENGQIIQGQLQGITIGIEDMFLKAIVPSDIEENSRPQYNFDLFTALWEACGSSSSTGRETFQLKGGKGIAAISGTQSVKLLGVPANSLIQATERHLARFVVGVSGEPLIDAVWEGGIIQNVIWEDASPDATAVLNHDAGPLRLTYNNEEYEKGVIINSRQSSLGCFLILIFLPPRFHLLFQMEVGDVSTLVRIRTDHWPSLAYIDDYLEALYLSS